TCACACACATTGCCAAGCTCCTCATCCCCGTGTATGAGAAACGCCACGAGTTTGAGGTGCGTAACCTGAAAAACGACAGCATGGTGAAAGGAAACGTGCTGTCATGACACGTGCTCATACATGACTGATCTAGGCCTGTAGAGCTTCTTTATCCATCACAAActcaactacacacacaaaatcaccaAATGCACAGATATAGTACagccagacgcacacacagatacacacagatttTCCTTCCAAGTGTTTATAATGCATTCAACAAACCAGCCCATGGTTTATGGAATACATTCTCTGGTGTAAATACTGCTGTGAGAAGTTTACTCTACCATATTTCACTCTGCACCGGGACGTAGTCTGTTTTTATAGTCAGCTCTTTTGGCTCGTTGTTGCAAGCCTCTGTGTTGCATCTGCCAGCAAATCGGCTCAATCAGGGGAGAGGTCAAACATATTTACTCTAGCGTACAGGGTCCTCTCAACTGCATCCAACAGCGTTGTAACAATCATAGGACGTTATTTCTTTTGACCATTCGAATATAGCTTCATGGAAGCTTGCTCACAAACACGTCATGCACGTTTCCCTGCAGCGAGTGTTCTGTCTTCATGCCAACAATAGTCAGCGCTAACAGGGCAACGCCGTGTTCCGTTTCGATGCAGAAGCTGAGTGGACTGTACGACACGCTGCACCGGGCCTACAACAAGATCCTGGAGGTGATGCACTCAGGTAGAAGACTCCTGGGGACCTACTTCCGAGTAGCCTTCTACGGACAGGTGGGGAGATCGAGGATGCAACACACaccccgctcacacacacttccgGAATTGGAAGACTTAGAATAACTTAAAAGAATGGCAGCAATGGGTAAATATCACACGAGACTTTGCGCTCTCGGGTTGTGTGGAGGGCAGAGTCTGACGGACACACCTTGATCTGTGGAAACTCCACGTAAGACCACACAAGTGAAGTTAATTATTAAGTTAAATTAAGTTAAATTAAGTTATATTAAGTTAATTGTTTATGAATGTTACTTGAAATCGACCACTATGAGGCACGGATCGATACTGATTGGCCTGCATGCTCACCAAAGTCAGCAGCAGTTAATGTTGGATTGATGTGTTTCATGCGTTAATTGTTAATTTAAACGAAAGTATCATATGCTATAATCAAAATAAAATCACCTAGATTCACTAATTAATAATTAATtagttaattaattaataagTCATGCATACTCCTTCTGTCATTAGAATGTTACCCACCTAGGGTTGACTAGATTAAATAGAGACACTGGTCCCTTTTGCATTCTCTAAAATATATCCTGCTCTCTTCCCTGGAAAAAAAGGATCTGATATGACAATATTAGTCACAGCTGTGTAAGTTAATATTTGCCATCACATGTAGTACACAGTGACATTCAATCAGATGGCATGTCAAGGAGGCATTTTAGAGTAGTCAAACAGAACCGGAAATTACAAGAAGGAAGTGCAGACCACACCACCACAAATATCAAGATTGAGACGATTCTTACTTCTTTCTTTACTATTATAATTCTTAATATCGAACAGGTATATCAAAGGCCATACATTTATTTCGATTTGAGACCTGTGTTTTTTATACACACTTTTGAAAGCCTAATCAAAAGTACTTGCATCCAGTACAATGCAGCAATGGAGATCTATGTATCAGCTAAAGAGGAGGTTAAAGGGACAATTCACTTGCATGAACAAAGTCACAAATTCACTTTTATGAACAAAATCCCTTTAACTGGGCATTTCAATGAACCAAGGATTTGACCAATTTAAACTGACATTTTCATTTAGCATCTAGGAACATTGTTGCAGCTGCACCCACTGCATCTGCTGTTGATATTCACAGTTGTACGGCTCCCGTTGTCCGGCCCTCAGTACCAGTTAGCCCTGTTTTGTCTACAGGGCTTCtttgaagaggaggatggaatAGAGTACGTGTACAAGGAGCCAAAGCTCACAGGGCTGTCCAAAATCTCCCAACGTCTCCTTGCGCTCTACGGAGATAAGTTTGGAGCCGAAAACCTTAAAATCATACAGGACTCCAACAAGCTAACAGTCAAACACATGTATTTTTCTTGGACTCGTAGTGGATGTCAAATCTAGTTCAGTAATTTAACCAGAAACTATTAGTTCCACACCTTCAAGGAGCTGGCTACAGATCGCTCAGCCAAACCCATCTAGCTGTTTTTGGTGGAAACTTAGCAATGGCTGTTAAGTTGTTGTGTCTTTATAACATCTGGATGACATTGTATTCTTGTTCGGATTAGGTTGATTAGTTTCATAAGGCTATAATTTGTTTACTTTTTGTACATGCTTAATCGACTTTAAAGGTTGCTTTACTAGTAACACTATTAAAATGTATTAGTTACAAAGTACCTATCAGTTCCGATTTTTCACTTCCCACTAGGTCAACCCCAAAGACCTAGATCCCAAGTTTGCCTACGTCCAGGTCACCTTCGTCAAGCCGTACTTGGAAGAGAAAGAAGCtccagagaagaagacagacTTTGAGAAGTGCCACAACATCATCCAATTTGTGTTTGAGACGCCGTACACGCTGAGCGGAAAGAAAcacggaggagtggaggagcagTGCAAGAGGAGGACTGTGCTCAAAAGTAACCATTTCTTCTCACGTTCTTTTTTGCTTAACCCCTTTTCACAATTTGTTTTTACTCCACTCTTTAGAAATACTTCACTACTGTATTACCAGAGACCAAAATATATAGGTTAATgttatattttaaatgtttaccGATTGACAAAGGGCTTGTTTGTCTTTCTGATAAGGATTTCCCCCTTAGGCCAGTGGTAGCTACCCCTGGTGACAGCAGGGTGACAACAGACTGAGCTGGGCTGTTCTTCCTCACTGCACTCTATCTAAGAACCATACCACTTACCTAGTCACATAAAACAAATTCTGCTAACTGTAGCCTGATTACACTATCTACAACACAAATGACCTCCTCGAGCCAAGTCTCGATCTCTCGCTTGTACTGAATTTGCCAAGACGGTCATCTGATAAAAAGGGTGTATTTTTAAATACAGAGTGATTTGCAACAGTGGAGTAGGTTAAGTATGTTAACATATCTAAAGATCACGCAGAAATGTCTACAGAAAATCTTAAAACTAAAGAACAGAACCGtctacacaacaacaaaaaacaatgaGGCCTTAATCAAAACATAGACCGGGGTGCATCTAAGTCAGGGAAGCCACAATGAGAACAAGGCCTGGTTGTTGTGTTGTAGTGGTTGTTGTGTTGCCGATAAGCAAAACAGTTGGCAGACTCCTACACAAATGAGCCGTGCCAGATATGCACCCATGCACTGCCTTCTCTGCTCTCCCTAGCAGCCAACACGTTCCCCTATGTGAAGAAGcgtgtggaggtggtgggggagagacaTGTGGAGCTGAAGCCGGTGGACGTTGCCATAGACGAGATGAGGGCTCGAGGTGGACATgatccagctgcagctcaaacTGCAGGGCTGTGTCTCTGTGCAGGTAGGCCCACAGTGTACAGTTATATTCAGTGACAGGTCATAGTTGTATACAATTAGTTATATACAGTTACAGGTCATGCAGTTATATACAGTTAATGGTCATAGTTATATACAGTTACAGTTATATACAGTTACATGTCATGCAGTTACTGTATATAAGTGGAAGTGTCATTTAGACAACAATCTGTATTTAAAAGGCTATTTTAGTCCCATTCTTAAACCATAAGATTTAATATCGGCCCACCCTTTGCAGCTATAACAGCTTCAACTCTTCCAGAAGTGCATTTGTGAGGTCAGACACTGATGTTGGATGAGAGGGCCAGGCTCTCAGTCTCCGCTCTAATTCATCCCAAAGGTGTTCTATTGGGTTGAGGTCAGGACTCTGTGCAGGCCAGTAAAGTTCTTCCACACCAAACTCGCTCATCCATGTCTTTATGGCCCTTGCTTTGTGCACTGGTGCGCAGTCATGTTGGAACACTAAAGGCCATCTCCAAACTGTTCCCACAAAGTTGGGAGCATAAAATTGTCCAAAATGTCTAGGTATGCTGAAGCATTAATAGTTCCTTTCACTGGAACTAAGGGGCCGAGCCCAAGGCCCGAAAAACAACCCCACACCATAATCCCCCCTCCACCAAACTTTACACTTGGCACAATGCAGTCTGACAAGAACCGTTCTCCTGGTAACTGCTAAACCCAGACTCATCCATCAGATTGCCAGAAGGAGAAGCATGACTCCAGAGAACACGTCTCCACTGCTCTAGAGTCCATTGCAGTTGGTGATGTAAGGCTTGGATGCAGCTGCTCGGCCATGGAAGCCCATTCCATGAAGCTCTCTACGCACTGTTCTAGAGCTAATCTGAAGATCACATGAAGTTTGGAAGTCTGTAGCTATTGACTCTGCTTAAAGTTGGATAGCTAAGTGAATACTTTTGGCAATAAAGTATACAGAACAGGTCATATATGGTCAAGAAGCTGTCTGATATTATCCATGAACAGGTACTACAccatcaaacaaacacacagacacatgtgcaagtctctctcgctctctcacctgCATCACTAGCATCTCGGCTTCTAAACAACAGCTTACACACACGGATTAGTTTTTCCTGAACTTTGGACTTTAATCCCATGCTTTTTTTATCTGTTGCATTTTTCAGCTATGCAGGCACCTGCGTTATCTCAGGCCTCCAATAAAAAAAGACATTCCTGCTACGTCAGTCCATATCCACCCATCACGTTCTTGCAAGGTGCAAACTATACTCCCATTGGTTGTGACTGGGTAGTTCTGAATGAGATCATGTAGAGAAAACAAATCAAAAATGTTATTGATCAAGGGCTTTCATTTTCATTTGACTTTGTAATACACTTCGATTTGTTGCATTTGGACACAGTGACCTAAACGTCCAAGCTGAGACTACCAGGATGGGGGTTAGATCCTAAACAGGTCCTTCCATATACAGAGAAATGGGAGCAAGTGCTGCTCTATTGGACATTGAGGAGAATTTCTACAATAAATGATCATTTCTAGAATAAAACATAATTTACAGTATTAGTGTGTTCATTGAGTATGGCTATAAAAAGGCAGGGATTTAGAGATTGTTTCATAGATACTTGAGAATGGAGAAGTTACTTTCTTTGTTGTGAAAAGCTGTCTGGGGAGTGGCATTGTTGTGTTGCAACCTGTTTCATATGGGAAACTTCTGCTAAATGGGTCAGAGAGCCTTCAGGGCAAGAACCGACTTGCTGTACAGttgcacaagaacacacacacacaacgataCACATGGTGTAGTATGGTGAGACACTGGATTGGTTTGCAATCGTTTTCTAATCTTGTCAAAAGTGCTTCTTTTAGTCTAAATGCAGTCGTCTGTATTTCaaacttttcttcttcttgtcttttctGCCCTTCAGCTTTAAGAAAGCCAGGTTATATGTTTATGGTTTTACGTCAGTTACATATGTAATCTGCCATCTGTGATTATAGGCCCCTCCTGTGAAAtgtgctgattggctgtgggGTGTGTCTGTTTACAACACAACTCATAAAGATAGCACTGGTCCATGGTTGATGGGTTCAACTATTTCAACATATGGTGTCACCACAAAAAAAAGGGTGCAAAAAAGTATGAATTTCATTGACATGAACTAAAGCTCACGTTTAATTCTTGTCACATGTTGGAAAGGTTATTATTATCCTTATTTTATTCATTAATTGTTATTGTTGAGACCTGGTGCTAGCTTAACATATTACATATTACAACATGAATTGttttaataataaaacaaatccCCAGATCTACCAGGAGGACATGATGCGCTCCCTGCTTCAGAACTCCATGCATGTGTTTCGTGCCATCAGTGGAACTTCAACAGACCTTGGCTAGTTCTCTCCAGTCCTTCTGTGCCATCATCTTGCCTTAAAACAGAATCTCCTTGGTCTCTTTGTCTTCTACAGACCTTCCAgagttactgtatgtgttttagGAATGGCACCTTTGAGTTGGACATGGACAACACTTTGACCTTGCTGGCACCTCTTTATTATGCCTAGTTACCTAGTTATGTCCAACAAAATATAATGGGTTTGAAATAAAGAGCAGTATTGGGATATCTCTGTCTAGATTGTGGAGTGGAATGTATGAGAGCAAAGTGACACTGTACATACAAATGTAAGCATATCAACCTAATGTAATGAGTCACATCTATAAGATGACTTTGCACTATCCTGGGAATGGTATGTTTTAGTTTTAGTGGGCAGGATACTTGGTCTTATTGTACCTTTGACAGAACTCTATGCAGACAACAGTACTCACTACCTCTGTGTTTTCCAGTGTCAACCAGACCTGAGGCTGTAAGCTACAGAAAACTCTTGTTTGCCTTACATGCTAGTTCTGTATGTTTGAAGACAGCGAGGTCTGTGTATGGATGCATTATATGCCAATTACTCTGAGCGAAACTAAGAACGTGGCTTTGCTGTTGTCTGTGTAATAAAGCCTATGGGATGGTGTCATTTCACCATGAGCTTATCTTATGACTGAACTGATTGTGGGCTGTACACACAATataattgttcactttttcatTTGGTGATCCTAGATATACTGTGCAGTAGCTTACAGCTTACTGAGGTTTTAAGGAGCCCTTCTGTCTCCCTATGGTATTTTGTGCCTCAGTGCCCCATCCTCAAACAGTCCCTTCTATTTTgttacaagttctagaactatTTCACAAGTGCCACACTGAAATGAACAGATAGATGATAACATGCAAATGCATATCCTATATTGTTATGCTGTAAATTAATACACTTTATCTGTGCATGTATGTcagtatttatatttgtatgATCTTGGACAAATAACAGATCCAGGAAGATAAATGTTACttaattgttttttatttgattttttaaTTGCATTGTGTGTACAGCTGCTTATCAATCATATTTTGCAAAATCGTTGataattaaaacatttttgaatcaTATGAAAAGTATTCGTACTTTTCTTGAAATTAATTTTGCCTGTTTAAAACTCTTAACAATATTCGGACTTTGAAAAGCGTTCTAGGAACGAATGTGTACATTTCAATGTTATCAATTTGTTGTCAGTATTCTTTTGTGGTTCAACTAACTCCTCCCAGTTTATTCATCCCTCCCAGTTTATTCATAAGGCTACTGGGCTTGTTCTGACACTGTTACTCTTCTGCCAGAGTATGTCATGGTTGGTTTTGTTTAGTTATCGACAAGAAGTAGGCTCCCAGGTTTTTTGGGCCGGATACTTCAGTTGGCTTTATCCTTGACTTTTGTAAATTTGATGGAATTCTGAAGGACATACAGGCGTTTAGGGAACGCAGGAGGCAACATGCTTTTCCAGTACTTTGGAATTGTTGGGATTCTATTATGTTTCATTTTAGTTTCGGAATCTGGAACAGACAAAGGTAAAACTTAAGTTTAAAATCTGTCACAGTACCAAAATGTGTCTTCAAATTGAATGTACTTGCTGAGATTTTCCAAGACAGCAGAAATCCAAACCAGGAATCTCCTGTTTTCCGGGTATCAGCGTCAGAAAAACGTCAACCGACTGTTGAAGTAATTGTTAATGgccgctcctaagaagctcttagcgtcaAGAgcctcttaacgaatctgggaaacgcggccaatgtCAATTTAGTCGTAAATGTATTTCTTCATTGGCCTATCCTTTTTTAGGGAACCGGATGTTAAACAAGAGATTGTTAAATTTCAGTAAACTCAGTTCATTCAAATTTGTTGCTATGAGTAGCCTTGGGTTAGTAATTTCATTAATTTCATCTCATTAATGAGTCATTTTTAACCACCATTGACATATGCTAGGCATTGGCTCAGGAATATTTTACAACAGTAATCTTGAATTGTTCTCTATTATTACTTGTTCTTAATTCCATGTAATTTAAATAATCTAAATCGTCTTGCGACTCCCATAGTTCCGCTCCCTGCACCGCGCAACCTGTCAATAAACTGGCGCGATGAGTTCTGTCTGACGCTGTCATGGCAGGCGCCTCAGGAAGATTTGGGCGAATGCAAAGTGAAGTATTATGTACAAATTGACAAGGTGAGATGAATAGCTGTATTTTTGTAGTCTGTATTACAATAACAGCTAAAGCTTAGTGAACAATCGAATGGGCTCATGTATTGAATTGATATTAATAACCCCGACTTGGAATCAGAAAGTAAAATTAATATAAACCAATGTATTCTTTTTACACAATTAAACAAATCTAGTCATTTTGTTTTATGTCATATTGTATACAGTTGGTGTAGTTTCTTGTAAGAAGACATGTTCTGTTCAAATTACAAGTTGTCTTTATTTTCAAGGTACAATACCTGTACAACCATGGTCCCGATAAACGAATCGAAACAAAACTAGATTGCCATTTCACCGAGAAGACGGTGAAGTACACTGTGCAGACCAAGCCTATAGAATGTGGAAACAGAGACCTGAGTGAATCTGTGACCCAAATTATCCCTCAACGCACAGGTAAGCTACTTAACAGTAACAGATGTTACAGTACATCAACCTCCTAACAGAATGGAACTGGACTGTAATGGAATAATTACAACTAGTCATTGGTCACATTGTTAATTTGATGCACAGTAAATTCTCTGATAATCCACcacataaaacacatttaaacatTAGCCTAACACTTTAAATGGTAAAAAATAGTACATTTTAGGTTACACTTACTagtgaaataaaaacaaatgcacTAATAAGTGCTAAACATATTATTCTAATTAAACTGGCGAATTAGAACACCTCACACCTCAACAGCCATCCAGACAACACCCTGTAAAAGTAAATAAGTATAATAATTGTGGATAGTGGAAATTGCTGTTATTGATaggtcttttgtttgttttctccaAGTTCTACAACATATTAAGGACTTCAACTGTTACCTCTACTCGACAAAGGACATGAAATGTTCCTGGCTGACATCCAATCATGTTTCAGACCTCCAACTCTTATATAGGTGGGAACTAAACTTCAAAGGAAGTTCAGGCAGGACAGAatcttattttaattttttgtaATAATATTTGGTCTAAAAGATTACTTATCTTGTGATCAAGTAAATTATGTAACAAACGTTTGTTGTGATAGTGATGTGATTTTCACTTTGTCACATATCCTGGCTACGGTCACTTCTATTTATAGTGTATCTCATGATCACAAAACAACCCTAGTTATGTTGTGATCCAGAGGTATTCATGGCTACTTTTATTCATGGCCTCTCTGGATTACCATAAGAATgcattaatttattttcattgcatTTCAAGTTCATGTACACGCTCAAATATATAGTCTGTAACTGATGGGTCAATTTGGAAATGTTTTTAAATCTTTATTGATTCTTATTATTTATCAGGAGGGACATGCCCATGGATGCCCATTTAGCAGCATGTACAGAGTATCTGTACAGAAATGGTGTGAAAACAGGATGTCACCTACATGACAATCAAGATTTTGAGTCCCGAAAATTTACTGACGTATATTTCTTGCTCAATGGAAAATTCGATGGCTCACCTTTTCAGAATACCTTCAAGAGGACTCCCAGAAATCTTGGTAGTTACAACACAATACAATGTCTTCCTTTTTCCAGTCTACATAATGTTTTTTGAACTGAACATGGCATAAACCATACTCtcaaacatatattttttttctgactCATCagtcaagcccccaccccccaaactCAACATAAAACAAGAGGAGAAAAAGCTTGTCCTTGATTGGGAACCACCAGACATATTTGAGCCTCACTGCTGGGAGTACAGATTGAATTACAGCAAATGTGGGGAGACTTCATCTGTCACGGTAAGACATGGTAGAATAGTGTGGTCGTTTTTAGAGGCCCTATGCTATACAGTAGTGGTAAGAGATCAAGAGTGGAGTTGGAGTTGAGTCAGACTGTTATCAAGaaatgctctggataagagtgtctgctaaatgactaaatgtaagtgcgCCATTAAAAGTGTTTTCATGCAAGATATTAATGGAATGTGTTCTCAGTAaccattttatttaaaaatgaaTTATCATTTATCCAAATGTAAACATGCATTTCAAACAACAATcattttttatacatttaactTCTTTACAGAGCCAAACAAATTCAGCCAGGGTACCATATGACTCAATGTGCCAGTACAAGATCCAACTTGAGACTATATTAAAATCATCGTGTGGGGAAGGCAGCATCGCAAGAGGCCCATTTGAAGTTTATGGTATTTTCACTCGGATTTTCATCGTATCAAAtgtataatgtatttatttgaaaCACCTTTCAAGCCAGGATTGAAGATGAGTTTGCTTAGATATAGAAAATTGTCCTAGTTTGATCACAATGTTTTGACTTTTGATAAAACTGCCACAAATACAGTTAATTGTCCGTTTCCAAAATTTGTGACAGACTTTTTAATTAAGGCCCAGCTCATGttgtttatgtgtttttttcAGGTCAAGATAATCATAACATGATAGTGGTGGCCATCATTGTTCCAATCATCATCTTCGTTTCTGTCATTATTGCGCTTGTGTGTTTAAGGAAGTAAGTGGAAATGTTAGGCTCCATTGTTTTATATATGGTATTTTATAATACCATATATAATAACGGTGCCATTATGTTTTAGTTTTCACAGACACATTTATGGAAATGTGAAACATATCAGATTTAATAAGTGAATGTGGTTGCGATTCCTTTTCAGGCATGAAACCATTATTTTCCCTGACATTCCCAAACCTCAGCTAATATTCAAGGACATAATGAATAACAATAAGGAGCCAAaggtaaaaaaaacttttgtttaCAATAAATGTCAGAAAGATTCAATGTGTATTTACTGATTTATTTTAAAACACTAACTGCATGCTGTATATACCTCTTGTATCTGTttaactctctctgtccctctctctaccttcctctgtctctctgtcacacatacacaaacgtaGACACTACTTCTTTGACAGACCCACTGTCTTTCCTGTTCTGTTCCAGAACCCCATAGATAAGCTGTATGTTCCAGTACCAGAGAAGGTGTATATTCTAGTGCCAGAGAACGTGAAATGAAATCCACCTAGAGACCAACCCTCAACCTACCCAGCCAGACTAGGCACACAAACCTTACATGTATGGTTTGCTTGGTCTGAGAGAacagtcagacatcagacaaTGCCGGGATTCTAATTTGACAACTCATCGTGAAAGGCAGCGTTCGAGGATTGTGGTGATGCCAGTCTCACTCAGCAAGGCATTGAATTATGGCACTAATCTGACATGGCATCATGACATCATGAAATACCTCAGTGATTACAGGGATACTTGTGGGTGGGCTACAGCCCAGTGTTCAGTTAAGGGATCCTTAAAATTAAGGAATGGaaataatttattattattattgcctGTGTTCCTCTCGGAGCTGTTGATGTAAGAGATGGCAGCTTTCAGACAAGTGTGCCGTATTCTTGTGTGTAGATCGTAAGAGGGCTTGTCGAGAAATGGACTCAATGGCTTCTCTCCCAGTGAATGTGTGGAAGGTAAACGTACAACAGTGTCCAGCTGGTAACACAGTATGAACCACTCAAGAAGGCTCATGTTGCCAATCTGAAGAACGACTAAGAGATGCTTTTAGCAACAGAGACCCTGAATGCTACTTCACCTATTTGGGCATTGTAACAGTCTCAACATTTGATGACTACAACCCTGTCTTTACTACTGCTATACTTCATTTTGTACATGTTTTTAAAGGCTTATCAATTTTGTACAAATTTTGGGgaaatataataaatatatgtattgtaCAGTAGGATACAACTAGccaggctctgccctcctacgtacttccgctcaattttcatttcgtttctgtactaggtctggccttGAGGTACGTAGGTCAGATGTCTCAGATTGAGATCCACTGTGCACCACTATCTGTTAAAAATAACAGACAGCAAATAATCATAGACTTAATCATAGAATATTAATATACTTACTGTAGGCTAGGACAAAGTTCTGTGTTCCCTGTTCTTGAGCTGTTAAAGTAGCCTAACTCCAGTATTTCCTTCCCAAAGGATTCAAACTGGTCTTGGCTCCAAGCCAGTCATGTCCCAGAATTCCTGCTCAATTACTGGTGAGAACTGCTTGACTTCCTGGCCATAGTTGCATTCCAAACATTAAGCTTTTTGTAGGCAGACCAGTGTGTAATGGCTGCCAGTTAAAATAGGATCCAAGTGCAGGCTTTATCAATAGGAGGCATaatcaggcaggcaggctcgATAATGGACAGAGCAACAGATAATGATCCAAAACGGGTAGTCAGGTCCAGTGGCGGACTCTGAGGGGCAAGggcaaaaaaaatgaaaagggtACCAGCTGCATATGATGGGGCACAGGGGTGTTGACATAtagctctactggggcacagcccCTCATTAGAGCTACTCATCGCTTTGTTGTCTTCCAATCTTGCAAGAAGAGTACAATACAATGCACCATACAAACTTTCCTTGCTTAACCTAATATATGTACAGTTCAGGGACGTAAGTTTGATACGAGCTTTCGCAGGGACATCAATATGCCAATTTTCCCAATGATTTGTGGGCAAAAAATAAATTATCCACTAGTAGGGCACCAAAAGGGCATTGCCTTATGTTTTGTATCTACTGAAAAGGCTTTATTAAATATTTTCACACATAGGGAGCACCCCCGGGGGCACTGCATCGCATTTTTTACACAGGTAGAGTGTCACTCTAGAATGGACTTTATCACGCTATaacaaaaacagtatttgcgctcaaatgaatacgaaaaaaaacatttgcacactCGCATTAGGCGTAATTATTCATTTTCCTGctaaagctgatatcaaacttgcgttcctgaaatgttgtgtagtgggttaagcaaggggagtttctatagcctagtagtgcatgaTGCAcaacaagcttgaaagaaaaactaattatacatgctcttatggttcttacatgct
This sequence is a window from Hypomesus transpacificus isolate Combined female chromosome 25, fHypTra1, whole genome shotgun sequence. Protein-coding genes within it:
- the LOC124487030 gene encoding interleukin-13 receptor subunit alpha-2-like, with the protein product MLFQYFGIVGILLCFILVSESGTDKVPLPAPRNLSINWRDEFCLTLSWQAPQEDLGECKVKYYVQIDKVQYLYNHGPDKRIETKLDCHFTEKTVKYTVQTKPIECGNRDLSESVTQIIPQRTVLQHIKDFNCYLYSTKDMKCSWLTSNHVSDLQLLYRRDMPMDAHLAACTEYLYRNGVKTGCHLHDNQDFESRKFTDVYFLLNGKFDGSPFQNTFKRTPRNLVKPPPPKLNIKQEEKKLVLDWEPPDIFEPHCWEYRLNYSKCGETSSVTSQTNSARVPYDSMCQYKIQLETILKSSCGEGSIARGPFEVYGQDNHNMIVVAIIVPIIIFVSVIIALVCLRKHETIIFPDIPKPQLIFKDIMNNNKEPKNPIDKLYVPVPEKVYILVPENVK
- the LOC124487031 gene encoding dedicator of cytokinesis protein 11-like isoform X1, encoding MPVMPASLRTSRPNCWSDGQNPLMEKLFDIYLTFLKVGQSEAALRHVFASLRAFINKEVLVERLELCVEGLWKAERYELITHIAKLLIPVYEKRHEFEKLSGLYDTLHRAYNKILEVMHSGRRLLGTYFRVAFYGQVNPKDLDPKFAYVQVTFVKPYLEEKEAPEKKTDFEKCHNIIQFVFETPYTLSGKKHGGVEEQCKRRTVLKTANTFPYVKKRVEVVGERHVELKPVDVAIDEMRARGGHDPAAAQTAGLCLCADLPGGHDALPASELHACVSCHQWNFNRPWLVLSSPSVPSSCLKTESPWSLCLLQTFQSYCMCFRNGTFELDMDNTLTLLAPLYYA
- the LOC124487031 gene encoding dedicator of cytokinesis protein 11-like isoform X4 translates to MPVMPASLRTSRPNCWSDGQNPLMEKLFDIYLTFLKVGQSEAALRHVFASLRAFINKEVLVERLELCVEGLWKAERYELITHIAKLLIPVYEKRHEFEKLSGLYDTLHRAYNKILEVMHSGRRLLGTYFRVAFYGQVNPKDLDPKFAYVQVTFVKPYLEEKEAPEKKTDFEKCHNIIQFVFETPYTLSGKKHGGVEEQCKRRTVLKTANTFPYVKKRVEVVGERHVELKPVDVAIDEMRARGGHDPAAAQTAGLCLCADCQKEKHDSREHVSTALESIAVGDVRLGCSCSAMEAHSMKLSTHCSRANLKIT
- the LOC124487031 gene encoding dedicator of cytokinesis protein 11-like isoform X5, which codes for MPVMPASLRTSRPNCWSDGQNPLMEKLFDIYLTFLKVGQSEAALRHVFASLRAFINKEVLVERLELCVEGLWKAERYELITHIAKLLIPVYEKRHEFEKLSGLYDTLHRAYNKILEVMHSGRRLLGTYFRVAFYGQGFFEEEDGIEYVYKEPKLTGLSKISQRLLALYGDKFGAENLKIIQDSNKLTVKHMYFSWTRSGCQI
- the LOC124487031 gene encoding dedicator of cytokinesis protein 11-like isoform X3, which codes for MRGAVPLRWEEEHWQEPRCLGVQAIFSRQEVSDHACDACITQNFKEVLVERLELCVEGLWKAERYELITHIAKLLIPVYEKRHEFEKLSGLYDTLHRAYNKILEVMHSGRRLLGTYFRVAFYGQVNPKDLDPKFAYVQVTFVKPYLEEKEAPEKKTDFEKCHNIIQFVFETPYTLSGKKHGGVEEQCKRRTVLKTANTFPYVKKRVEVVGERHVELKPVDVAIDEMRARGGHDPAAAQTAGLCLCADLPGGHDALPASELHACVSCHQWNFNRPWLVLSSPSVPSSCLKTESPWSLCLLQTFQSYCMCFRNGTFELDMDNTLTLLAPLYYA
- the LOC124487031 gene encoding dedicator of cytokinesis protein 11-like isoform X2 — its product is MPVMPASLRTSRPNCWSDGQNPLMEKLFDIYLTFLKVGQSEAALRHVFASLRAFINKEVLVERLELCVEGLWKAERYELITHIAKLLIPVYEKRHEFEKLSGLYDTLHRAYNKILEVMHSGRRLLGTYFRVAFYGQVNPKDLDPKFAYVQVTFVKPYLEEKEAPEKKTDFEKCHNIIQFVFETPYTLSGKKHGGVEEQCKRRTVLKTNTFPYVKKRVEVVGERHVELKPVDVAIDEMRARGGHDPAAAQTAGLCLCADLPGGHDALPASELHACVSCHQWNFNRPWLVLSSPSVPSSCLKTESPWSLCLLQTFQSYCMCFRNGTFELDMDNTLTLLAPLYYA